The following are encoded in a window of Pseudalgibacter alginicilyticus genomic DNA:
- a CDS encoding putative LPS assembly protein LptD codes for MAFQKPSHTFTKIHLKALHTNNFHLLFTLSFTVFINMYSSAQDISKAADSIAIEKQEPLITLGDSLVAPLEISEKAQDSTKRDSIKPKKEFLENIVNYKATDYTSFNKKEQKMYLYNEADITYGDINIKAGYIVFDHSKNQVYARGIIDSLGEYTQPPIFTQGQQVVEPDSIIFNTDSKKALIFNSITEQGEGKVVASITKKENDSVYFIGPSKYTTAENLDDPEYYIKLRKAKVVPGKKIVTGFANLFIYDVPTPVAVPFGFFPQSETHTSGVLLPSYGEENSRGYFLQNGGYYFAINDNVDLAITGDYYTNGSYGLRAESSYVKRYKFRGSASFRYENLVSSERGFPDYAKSTLYNIRWSHSKDGKANPNSSFSASVNLGSSNYYQTSINQSNNANRLNNTLSSSISYSKNFLGDPDVSLSLTATHSQNTNTQQINMTLPTLQASVGRIYPFAPKTGSKKGIIQNINLQYTTRGENRIQTTDSLFFKKEMFDDAQIGMQHSIPISTNFKLFKYLSASASASYNEVWTLETINRYYDADQQEVVTEDLNGFDAFRTYNFSTSLGTTIYGTKSFEKEGKTPKIQAIRHVMRPSISYNINPAFDKYYETYEVISADGLTTSDVDYTRFEGGIFGSPGKTFSSSMGISLSNNLEAKVRDKDSTATEPKKVVLLNSLNLSTSYNFAGDSLQWSPVRMSGGTQLFDNKLSVNFGATLDPYALDNNNNKIDTFNFDNGGSLFRLTSANMTLSYSLSSKNSDKKEDNSRDDNRASGGRDDDLFGKSQDFSSDRYANQDENKEEEIPSEFYNFKIPWNLRLAYAVNYSNSARQNEISSHSLMFSGDIELSPKWSFGASSGYDFKNKGFSYTQFTFERDLLSWRMNFSWIPFGTYQSWNFFIGIKSSLLKDLKYEKRLQPDRQL; via the coding sequence TTGGCTTTTCAAAAACCGAGCCATACTTTTACAAAAATACATTTAAAAGCGTTGCATACAAACAACTTTCACCTACTTTTTACATTAAGTTTTACAGTGTTTATAAACATGTATAGCTCGGCACAAGATATAAGCAAAGCAGCTGATTCCATTGCTATTGAAAAGCAGGAACCTCTCATCACTTTAGGTGACAGCCTTGTAGCTCCTCTTGAAATTTCTGAAAAAGCACAAGACTCTACCAAAAGAGACTCCATCAAACCTAAAAAAGAATTTTTAGAAAATATTGTTAATTACAAAGCCACTGATTATACCTCTTTTAACAAAAAAGAGCAAAAAATGTATTTATACAACGAAGCTGATATCACCTACGGAGATATTAATATAAAAGCAGGATACATTGTTTTTGATCATAGTAAAAATCAAGTTTATGCCAGAGGCATTATAGATTCTTTAGGTGAATATACGCAACCCCCCATTTTTACACAGGGTCAACAAGTAGTAGAGCCAGACTCTATAATTTTCAACACTGATAGTAAAAAAGCACTTATTTTTAATTCTATTACAGAACAAGGAGAAGGCAAAGTGGTTGCTTCTATTACAAAAAAAGAAAATGACTCGGTTTATTTTATAGGGCCTTCCAAATACACTACAGCTGAAAACCTTGATGACCCCGAATATTACATCAAACTAAGAAAAGCCAAAGTGGTTCCTGGTAAAAAAATTGTTACTGGCTTTGCTAATTTGTTTATTTATGATGTTCCTACACCTGTAGCAGTACCATTTGGTTTTTTCCCACAATCTGAAACTCATACATCTGGTGTTTTGCTACCCAGTTACGGCGAAGAAAATAGTAGAGGATATTTTTTACAAAATGGCGGTTATTATTTTGCCATAAATGATAATGTTGATTTAGCTATTACAGGAGATTATTACACAAATGGTAGTTACGGGTTACGTGCTGAAAGTTCTTATGTTAAGCGCTATAAGTTTAGAGGGAGTGCCTCTTTTCGATATGAAAATTTAGTGAGTAGTGAACGTGGCTTTCCTGATTATGCTAAGTCTACACTATATAACATCAGGTGGTCTCATAGTAAAGATGGTAAAGCAAACCCTAACTCAAGCTTTTCTGCCTCAGTAAACTTAGGAAGTAGCAATTATTATCAAACTTCTATCAATCAAAGCAACAATGCTAATAGATTAAATAACACCTTATCGTCTTCTATTTCTTATTCTAAGAATTTTTTAGGAGATCCCGATGTCAGTTTAAGTCTTACTGCTACCCATTCGCAAAATACCAATACACAACAAATTAATATGACCTTACCAACACTACAAGCTAGTGTTGGCAGAATTTATCCTTTTGCCCCTAAAACAGGAAGCAAAAAAGGAATCATTCAAAATATTAATTTACAATATACTACACGGGGAGAAAACCGCATTCAGACGACAGACTCCCTTTTCTTTAAAAAAGAAATGTTCGACGATGCACAAATAGGTATGCAACACAGTATTCCAATCAGCACCAATTTCAAACTATTTAAATATTTAAGTGCTAGTGCTAGTGCTAGCTACAATGAAGTATGGACCTTAGAAACTATTAACAGATATTATGATGCCGACCAACAAGAAGTTGTAACAGAAGACCTTAACGGCTTTGATGCATTTAGAACGTATAATTTTAGCACCAGTTTAGGTACTACTATTTATGGTACAAAAAGTTTTGAAAAAGAAGGAAAAACACCTAAAATACAAGCCATAAGACACGTTATGCGTCCTTCTATAAGCTATAATATTAATCCAGCTTTCGATAAATATTATGAAACTTATGAGGTCATAAGTGCAGACGGCTTAACCACTAGTGATGTGGATTATACACGATTTGAAGGTGGTATTTTCGGGTCTCCAGGAAAAACCTTTTCGAGTTCCATGGGAATATCTTTATCAAATAATTTAGAAGCCAAAGTAAGAGATAAAGACAGTACAGCCACTGAACCTAAAAAAGTAGTATTACTTAATAGCCTCAATTTATCCACCTCTTATAATTTTGCTGGAGACTCCTTACAGTGGAGCCCTGTTAGAATGAGTGGAGGTACACAACTTTTTGACAATAAATTGAGTGTTAATTTTGGTGCAACATTAGATCCATATGCATTAGATAATAATAACAACAAAATTGATACATTTAATTTTGATAATGGCGGGAGTTTGTTTAGACTTACCAGTGCTAATATGACTTTAAGTTATTCTTTATCAAGCAAAAATAGCGACAAAAAAGAAGATAACTCTAGAGATGATAACAGAGCTAGTGGCGGACGAGATGATGATTTATTTGGTAAGTCTCAAGATTTTTCAAGTGACAGATATGCCAATCAAGATGAAAACAAGGAAGAAGAAATTCCTAGTGAATTTTATAACTTTAAAATCCCATGGAATTTACGTTTAGCATATGCCGTAAATTACAGTAACTCTGCACGCCAAAATGAAATTTCCTCACATTCTTTAATGTTTTCTGGTGATATTGAATTATCACCTAAATGGTCTTTTGGAGCATCTTCTGGATATGACTTTAAAAACAAAGGTTTTTCATATACGCAATTTACATTTGAACGTGATTTATTAAGTTGGCGTATGAATTTTAGCTGGATTCCATTTGGAACTTACCAATCATGGAATTTCTTTATAGGTATCAAATCAAGCCTGCTTAAAGATCTTAAGTACGAGAAACGCTTGCAGCCAGACAGACAATTATAA
- a CDS encoding sugar kinase, translating into MDQIITFGEVLMRLSPEGNKKFIQANLLEFYFGGTEVNVGISISNFGGNVKHISCVPNDFLGDTAMAFLQKFGVSTSAIVRSNRPLGVYFLEVGAVMRPSSISYNRSHSSFSEIQPSMVDWEFAMAKAKWLHWTGITPGLTKGAYETLKVGLKLAKEKGIEVSADPTYRSGLWKYGENAKDVLTDLLSYSTIFIGGINEMNEVLGTNYSYSNEDFINASKKLMEKFPNIKKVFDKIRTSINASWHKIRARMWNGTEFRETNDFDITHIIDRIGTGDAFAAGLIYGLQKFDDYKSMEFASAACALKHTYEGDVNYATVDEVMGILNGNVSGVFKR; encoded by the coding sequence ATGGATCAAATCATCACCTTTGGAGAAGTTTTAATGCGCTTATCCCCAGAAGGAAACAAAAAGTTCATTCAAGCTAATTTATTAGAATTTTATTTTGGAGGAACCGAAGTAAATGTAGGAATATCAATTTCTAATTTTGGTGGCAATGTTAAACATATTAGCTGCGTACCAAATGATTTTTTAGGAGATACTGCCATGGCTTTTTTGCAAAAATTTGGAGTTAGCACGTCTGCTATTGTTCGTTCTAACAGACCGCTTGGCGTGTATTTTTTAGAAGTTGGTGCTGTCATGCGCCCCAGTTCCATTTCATATAACAGATCGCATTCATCATTTTCTGAAATTCAGCCATCTATGGTAGATTGGGAGTTTGCTATGGCAAAAGCCAAATGGTTGCATTGGACAGGTATTACACCTGGACTCACTAAAGGGGCTTACGAAACTTTAAAAGTAGGTTTAAAATTAGCAAAAGAAAAAGGTATAGAGGTTTCTGCAGATCCAACTTACAGAAGTGGTTTGTGGAAATATGGTGAAAATGCTAAAGATGTATTAACTGATTTACTTTCTTATTCTACAATTTTTATTGGAGGTATTAATGAAATGAATGAAGTTTTAGGAACTAATTATTCATATTCTAATGAAGATTTTATTAACGCTAGTAAAAAATTGATGGAAAAGTTCCCAAACATTAAAAAAGTATTTGATAAAATTAGAACTTCTATAAATGCATCTTGGCATAAAATACGAGCTAGAATGTGGAATGGTACTGAATTTAGAGAGACCAACGATTTTGATATCACTCATATTATAGACCGAATAGGAACCGGTGATGCCTTTGCCGCGGGATTAATTTATGGACTTCAAAAATTTGATGACTATAAATCCATGGAATTTGCTAGTGCAGCTTGTGCCTTAAAACATACTTACGAAGGCGATGTAAACTATGCCACCGTAGATGAAGTTATGGGAATTTTAAATGGAAATGTTTCAGGTGTTTTCAAAAGGTAA
- a CDS encoding response regulator — MSPQQSIKSFKTRLVMSFCTIIFMITAIFIGYYYVDKIEGNLFFDNVYVNFSTIILIVIAVSILINFLAEQLIRDLRAIHLKIKTQTKYLEEALEASEKDADNKAVYIANMSHEIRTPLTAVMGMINMLKDTELDVDQRVQLEIAEYSSEHLMQLVNMIIDNSKVEKGEVALNIAAMDLKSDLTKLFKVFEYQAWDKRLEFEFKFLPDKDYKFLLLGDITRIQQVLINLINNAIKFTNSGKISITVDQTVAHNDEQIVTFYVKDTGVGMRRDELERIFNAFNYGKSFTTQHYRGAGIGLGIANQLVKMMGGELKIETKENEGSIFYFSLQLKKTLNLKVEEIVPKNLLLNKFDNKFNILVAEDNQMNQKVIKFLLEQQGAECTFAKNGLEAVKLFDVLDFDMVFMDIYMPEMTGYEATKLIKESKRYAENKTPIIAVSASAFEEDIANAKLVGIDDFLAKPIEVQKLKDLLIKYTPKKMPE; from the coding sequence ATGTCGCCTCAACAATCTATAAAATCTTTTAAAACAAGATTGGTAATGTCCTTTTGTACTATCATTTTTATGATTACGGCTATTTTTATAGGGTATTACTATGTTGATAAAATTGAAGGCAATTTATTTTTTGATAATGTGTATGTTAATTTTTCGACCATCATCTTAATAGTTATAGCTGTTTCAATTCTTATTAATTTTTTGGCAGAACAACTCATTCGTGATTTGAGAGCCATACATTTAAAAATTAAAACTCAGACAAAATATTTAGAAGAAGCTTTGGAAGCGTCTGAAAAAGATGCAGATAATAAAGCAGTGTACATTGCCAATATGAGTCATGAAATCCGCACCCCACTTACTGCCGTTATGGGGATGATTAATATGCTTAAGGATACTGAGTTAGATGTGGATCAGCGTGTGCAGTTAGAAATAGCTGAATATAGCTCAGAGCATTTAATGCAGCTTGTAAATATGATTATTGATAACTCAAAAGTTGAAAAAGGAGAGGTTGCTTTAAACATTGCGGCTATGGATTTGAAGTCTGATTTAACAAAGCTATTTAAGGTCTTTGAATATCAGGCCTGGGATAAAAGATTGGAATTTGAATTTAAATTTTTACCAGACAAAGATTATAAGTTTTTGTTATTAGGAGATATTACTCGTATTCAGCAAGTGCTTATTAATCTGATTAATAATGCTATAAAGTTTACAAATAGTGGAAAAATATCTATAACTGTTGATCAAACAGTGGCGCACAATGATGAGCAAATTGTAACTTTTTATGTAAAAGATACTGGTGTTGGTATGCGGAGAGACGAGTTAGAAAGAATTTTTAATGCTTTTAATTATGGCAAGTCATTTACAACACAGCATTATAGAGGTGCAGGTATAGGTTTGGGAATAGCCAATCAGTTAGTGAAAATGATGGGTGGTGAACTTAAAATTGAAACAAAAGAAAATGAAGGGTCAATTTTCTATTTCAGTTTACAATTGAAAAAGACCTTGAACTTAAAAGTTGAAGAAATAGTACCTAAAAACTTATTGCTAAATAAATTTGATAACAAATTCAATATACTTGTAGCTGAAGATAATCAAATGAATCAGAAAGTAATAAAATTTTTGTTAGAACAACAAGGTGCAGAATGTACGTTTGCAAAAAACGGTTTAGAAGCTGTTAAGTTATTTGATGTCTTAGATTTTGATATGGTTTTTATGGATATTTATATGCCAGAAATGACGGGCTATGAGGCTACAAAATTAATTAAAGAAAGTAAAAGGTATGCTGAAAACAAAACCCCTATCATAGCGGTGTCTGCTAGTGCTTTTGAAGAAGATATTGCTAATGCTAAATTAGTAGGTATTGATGATTTTTTAGCAAAACCTATTGAAGTTCAGAAATTAAAAGATCTATTAATTAAATACACGCCTAAAAAAATGCCAGAATAG
- a CDS encoding MlaD family protein: MKLSKEIKTAILVLLGILLFIFGFNYLKGENLLDSSRIFYTEYDNVEGLMPSTPVTISGKPVGKVKDISFKNDGSGKLQVTLLVDSEFQFSKSSTAELYETGLIGGKAVAIIPAFDGSENAKDGDVLKGTIKAGLTELVNKRLTPLQVKIEAVMVNTDSLLGNLNDVFDQQTKVHLKESIEGLSATLNSFKETSNSLNQVIAGNQEKINNVMENADKSLANFSEITNTISEADLGNTIKNLESTLQNFNSMLAGVEKGEGSMGKLLKDEALYNNIEGATLQLEQLLEDMKLNPKRYVHFSLFGKKPKQYDAEGNEVQQ; encoded by the coding sequence ATGAAACTATCAAAAGAAATTAAAACAGCCATATTAGTATTATTGGGAATTTTACTATTTATTTTTGGATTTAATTATTTAAAAGGAGAAAACTTACTCGATTCCTCACGTATTTTTTATACCGAATATGACAATGTAGAAGGCTTGATGCCATCTACACCTGTAACAATAAGTGGTAAGCCCGTTGGTAAAGTAAAAGATATATCCTTTAAAAATGACGGTTCCGGTAAGCTACAAGTAACATTACTTGTGGATAGCGAGTTTCAATTCTCAAAAAGCAGTACCGCTGAATTATATGAAACAGGATTAATTGGAGGAAAAGCAGTTGCAATCATTCCTGCTTTTGATGGTTCTGAAAATGCTAAAGACGGCGATGTTCTTAAAGGAACTATTAAAGCAGGTTTGACAGAATTAGTAAACAAAAGATTGACGCCGTTACAGGTTAAAATAGAGGCTGTTATGGTAAATACAGATTCTTTGTTAGGTAATTTAAACGATGTTTTTGATCAACAAACTAAAGTTCATCTTAAAGAAAGCATAGAAGGGTTAAGTGCTACACTTAATTCTTTTAAAGAAACATCCAATTCTTTAAATCAAGTAATTGCTGGCAATCAAGAAAAAATAAATAATGTTATGGAAAATGCTGATAAATCATTGGCTAATTTTTCAGAAATAACAAACACTATATCAGAAGCTGATTTAGGAAATACTATTAAAAACCTTGAGTCAACGCTTCAAAATTTTAATAGTATGTTGGCAGGGGTTGAAAAAGGAGAGGGCTCTATGGGCAAACTGCTTAAAGATGAAGCTTTGTATAATAATATTGAAGGAGCTACTTTACAATTGGAACAATTGCTTGAAGATATGAAGTTGAATCCAAAGCGTTATGTGCATTTTTCATTATTCGGAAAAAAGCCAAAACAATATGATGCAGAAGGAAACGAAGTGCAACAGTAA
- a CDS encoding RidA family protein: MKKIITTEKAPAPIGPYNQAIITGNMLYTSGQIAINPDSGALILDNIQDETHQVMKNIKAILEAAQMTFDNVIKTSIFISDMNDFSEINKVYGSYFNEETAPARETVQVARLPKDVNVEISVIASL; encoded by the coding sequence ATGAAAAAAATCATAACTACAGAAAAAGCCCCAGCTCCTATTGGTCCATACAATCAAGCTATTATAACAGGCAATATGCTTTATACCTCAGGACAAATTGCAATTAACCCAGATTCAGGTGCCCTTATTTTAGATAACATCCAAGATGAAACTCACCAAGTTATGAAAAACATAAAAGCCATTCTTGAAGCCGCTCAAATGACTTTTGATAACGTAATAAAAACATCAATTTTTATAAGCGATATGAATGATTTTTCAGAAATAAATAAGGTATATGGCAGCTATTTTAATGAAGAGACTGCACCCGCAAGAGAAACTGTACAAGTAGCAAGATTACCAAAAGATGTAAATGTTGAAATTAGTGTAATAGCTTCTTTATAA
- a CDS encoding (Fe-S)-binding protein — MTYLPNILFAIVLITGIGYFAKNVKKLIRNIKLGLDVDVSDNKSQRWKNMVMIALGQSKMVRRPIAGVLHVIVYVGFIIINIEVLEIIIDGLLGTHRIFSVIGKPYYLVINLFEILAVLVFVSVIIFWIRRNIIKLKRFWKKEMTSWPKNDGNFILYFEMVLMMLFLVMNATDTQFQSVNSGNIISQFITPWFSGMSESVLHTIERTAWWLHIIGILIFLNYLYFSKHLHILLAFPNTYYGKLTPKGQFNNLEAVTKEVKMMMDPNIDPFAAPAEDTEPPAKFGASDVQDLNWVQLLNAYTCTECGRCTSECPANLTGKKLSPRKIMMDTRDRLEEVGKNIDKNKGVFKDDGKQLLGDYITTEELWACTTCSACVEACPVSIDPLSIILEMRRYLVMEQSAAPVELNNMMTNIENNGAPWPYNQMDRLNWKDEQ, encoded by the coding sequence ATGACATATTTACCTAACATACTTTTTGCAATTGTACTTATTACTGGAATTGGGTATTTTGCTAAAAACGTAAAAAAACTTATCCGAAATATTAAGTTGGGACTGGATGTAGATGTAAGTGATAACAAATCACAACGATGGAAAAACATGGTTATGATAGCTCTTGGACAAAGTAAAATGGTACGTCGTCCTATTGCAGGTGTTTTACATGTTATAGTATATGTTGGATTTATAATCATTAATATAGAAGTTTTAGAAATCATTATTGATGGGCTATTAGGAACGCATCGTATTTTTTCAGTCATAGGGAAACCCTATTATTTGGTTATCAATCTTTTTGAAATATTGGCTGTTTTAGTTTTTGTTTCTGTAATTATTTTTTGGATTAGAAGAAACATCATTAAACTGAAACGTTTTTGGAAAAAAGAAATGACTTCTTGGCCAAAAAATGATGGGAATTTTATCCTTTATTTTGAAATGGTTTTAATGATGCTTTTTTTAGTAATGAATGCTACTGACACTCAATTTCAATCAGTAAATTCCGGAAACATTATCAGTCAATTTATAACGCCTTGGTTTTCAGGTATGTCTGAATCCGTATTGCATACTATAGAAAGAACCGCTTGGTGGTTGCATATTATTGGAATTCTTATATTTTTAAACTATCTGTATTTTTCAAAACATTTGCATATTTTATTAGCTTTCCCTAACACTTACTATGGTAAATTAACCCCGAAGGGACAATTTAATAATTTGGAAGCTGTTACTAAAGAGGTGAAAATGATGATGGATCCTAATATAGATCCTTTTGCAGCACCAGCTGAAGATACAGAGCCTCCTGCTAAATTTGGAGCTAGCGATGTGCAAGATTTAAATTGGGTGCAATTACTGAATGCCTATACCTGTACAGAATGTGGACGCTGTACGAGTGAGTGTCCTGCAAATTTAACAGGTAAGAAATTATCGCCTAGAAAAATTATGATGGATACTCGTGACCGTCTAGAGGAAGTCGGTAAAAATATAGACAAGAACAAAGGGGTATTTAAAGATGATGGCAAACAACTATTAGGCGATTATATTACTACAGAAGAGCTTTGGGCCTGCACAACTTGTAGTGCTTGTGTAGAGGCATGCCCGGTAAGTATTGATCCATTATCTATTATTTTAGAAATGCGTCGCTATTTGGTTATGGAGCAAAGTGCAGCTCCTGTAGAGCTTAATAATATGATGACCAACATTGAAAACAATGGCGCCCCTTGGCCTTACAATCAAATGGATAGATTGAATTGGAAAGATGAACAATAA
- a CDS encoding GMP reductase: MRIEYDIKLGFKDVMIRPKRSTLKSRSEVDLNRNFKFLHSPFSWEGIPIMAANMDTVGTFDMATALFQKKVFTAIHKHYSLNEWNQFLYKAPKGIEDYIAVSTGISKKDFENLSAILKTHPHLKFICIDVANGYSEYFANFVKKTRKQYPKKVIIAGNVVTGEMVEELLLSGADIIKVGIGPGSVCTTRVKTGVGYPQLSAIIECADAAHGLGGQIISDGGCSISGDIAKAFGAGADFVMLGGMLAGHEESGGDIINKNGKPYRKFYGMSSSTAMDKHVGGVAEYRASEGKTVEVPYRGPVENTIQDILGGLRSTCTYVGAHRLKELTKRTTFIRVAEQENKVYTK; the protein is encoded by the coding sequence ATGCGGATTGAATATGATATTAAATTAGGCTTTAAAGATGTAATGATTAGACCCAAACGCTCTACCCTAAAAAGCAGATCTGAGGTTGATTTAAATCGAAATTTTAAATTTTTACACAGTCCATTTTCATGGGAGGGTATTCCTATCATGGCTGCAAACATGGATACCGTAGGTACTTTTGATATGGCAACAGCTCTTTTTCAAAAAAAAGTTTTTACAGCCATTCATAAACACTATTCGTTAAATGAGTGGAATCAATTTTTATACAAAGCACCAAAAGGTATTGAAGATTATATTGCAGTAAGCACAGGTATTAGCAAAAAAGATTTTGAAAATTTATCTGCTATTTTAAAAACACATCCTCATCTAAAATTTATTTGTATTGACGTTGCAAATGGCTATTCTGAATATTTTGCGAATTTTGTAAAAAAAACCAGGAAACAATATCCTAAAAAAGTCATTATTGCTGGAAATGTTGTAACAGGTGAAATGGTTGAAGAATTATTACTTTCAGGAGCTGACATTATTAAAGTGGGTATAGGCCCTGGATCTGTTTGTACTACTCGTGTAAAAACAGGTGTTGGCTACCCCCAACTTTCTGCTATTATTGAATGTGCTGATGCAGCACATGGTTTAGGCGGACAAATTATTAGTGATGGAGGTTGCTCCATTTCAGGAGATATAGCCAAAGCCTTTGGAGCTGGAGCAGATTTTGTTATGCTTGGAGGTATGTTAGCGGGTCATGAAGAAAGCGGTGGAGATATAATCAATAAAAATGGGAAGCCCTATCGTAAATTTTACGGTATGAGTTCCTCTACGGCCATGGATAAACACGTTGGAGGTGTTGCAGAATATAGAGCTAGTGAAGGCAAAACCGTAGAAGTCCCTTATAGAGGCCCTGTAGAAAATACTATTCAAGATATTTTAGGAGGTTTACGAAGCACTTGCACATACGTTGGAGCACATAGGCTAAAAGAGCTTACCAAACGAACTACTTTTATTAGAGTTGCTGAACAAGAAAATAAGGTTTATACTAAATAG
- a CDS encoding N-acetylmuramoyl-L-alanine amidase family protein: MQTHKVLLFVSYIIVLTFSLFKRVEAQSQSEKFVVVLDAGHGGKDSGNTGNGYKEKDIALKIVLAIGAELDKNPNIKVVYTRKTDVFVELSERGDIANRAQANLFVSVHCNAHHSQAYGTETFVLGVHKNQSNFEVAKRENSVIFLENDHESKYAGFNPNSPESVISIIIGQEEYLEQSITLASLIQDNFTNKLKRHNRNVKQAGFFVLHRTVMPSVLVEVGFLTNKSEGAYLNSSKGQREMANSIKDAILDYKKFVDQNVGDNVLMPEDIIEEKEVSHSKTTFENIIFKVQIAASSRKLALKPYNFNGLEDVSSYKQGNLYKYYYGNTSDYNNVQSLEKTAQAKGYTSSFIVAFKDNKQIPLSEALKTPSN; encoded by the coding sequence ATGCAAACGCACAAAGTATTACTTTTCGTATCATATATTATTGTATTAACATTTTCTTTATTTAAAAGAGTAGAGGCTCAATCACAATCAGAAAAATTTGTAGTGGTTTTAGATGCTGGACATGGGGGTAAGGATTCAGGGAATACCGGAAATGGATATAAAGAGAAGGATATAGCTCTAAAAATTGTTTTAGCAATAGGGGCTGAGTTAGATAAAAATCCAAATATTAAAGTGGTTTACACGCGTAAAACAGATGTGTTTGTAGAGCTTTCAGAAAGAGGTGATATAGCCAACAGGGCTCAGGCAAATTTGTTTGTTTCTGTACATTGTAATGCGCATCATTCACAAGCTTATGGTACGGAAACTTTTGTTTTGGGAGTCCATAAAAATCAAAGTAATTTTGAGGTTGCCAAAAGAGAAAATAGTGTTATTTTTTTAGAAAATGACCATGAATCAAAATATGCTGGTTTTAATCCTAATTCACCAGAATCTGTTATTAGTATCATAATAGGTCAGGAGGAATATTTAGAGCAGAGTATAACTTTAGCTAGTTTAATTCAAGATAATTTTACTAATAAATTAAAACGTCATAATAGAAATGTAAAACAGGCTGGTTTTTTCGTATTGCACCGAACGGTTATGCCAAGTGTGTTAGTAGAAGTTGGATTTTTAACTAATAAAAGTGAAGGAGCTTATTTGAATTCTTCCAAAGGTCAACGAGAAATGGCAAATTCTATTAAAGATGCTATTTTAGATTATAAAAAATTTGTAGACCAAAATGTAGGTGATAATGTTTTAATGCCTGAAGATATTATAGAAGAAAAGGAAGTTTCTCATTCAAAAACAACTTTTGAAAATATCATATTTAAAGTACAAATTGCTGCTAGTTCACGAAAATTAGCACTTAAACCGTATAATTTTAATGGCTTAGAAGATGTGTCTTCATACAAACAAGGCAATCTTTATAAGTATTATTATGGTAATACGTCAGATTATAACAACGTGCAATCTTTGGAAAAAACAGCGCAGGCTAAAGGTTATACATCTAGTTTTATAGTTGCATTTAAAGATAATAAACAAATACCTTTAAGCGAAGCATTAAAAACTCCCTCTAATTAA
- a CDS encoding (Fe-S)-binding protein: MSELLKVPTMAECMADGRQPEILFWVGSAGSYDDRAKKITRAFVKILNKVKVDFAVLGTEESNTGDVAKRAGNEFLFQMQAVTNIEILNGYQIKRIVTACPHSYNTLKNEYPLLGGNYKVLHHTQFIEELMKKGRLKIERSSVLNGKRITFHDPCYLGRGNGVYEAPRTLLKTLGVELVEMKRHRKSALCCGAGGAQMFKEPEKGSKDVNVLRTEDALETQATIIATGCPYCNTMMTDGVKAKEKENDVSVMDIAELIAKAQDL; the protein is encoded by the coding sequence ATGAGCGAATTACTTAAAGTGCCAACCATGGCAGAATGTATGGCAGATGGCAGACAGCCGGAGATTCTATTTTGGGTTGGTTCTGCTGGAAGTTATGACGATAGAGCTAAAAAAATAACCAGAGCCTTTGTTAAAATATTAAACAAAGTAAAAGTAGATTTTGCCGTTTTGGGAACTGAAGAAAGTAATACTGGTGATGTTGCCAAACGGGCAGGTAACGAATTTTTATTTCAAATGCAAGCGGTTACAAATATTGAAATATTAAACGGATATCAAATAAAACGAATTGTTACAGCTTGTCCACATTCCTATAATACACTAAAAAATGAATACCCGCTACTTGGTGGTAATTACAAAGTACTACATCATACTCAATTTATTGAAGAGTTAATGAAAAAAGGGCGTTTAAAAATAGAAAGAAGTTCTGTTTTAAATGGCAAGCGAATTACTTTTCATGATCCTTGTTACTTAGGACGAGGTAATGGTGTTTATGAAGCGCCAAGAACATTGTTAAAAACCTTAGGGGTAGAATTGGTTGAAATGAAACGCCATAGAAAATCAGCTTTGTGTTGTGGAGCAGGAGGAGCTCAAATGTTTAAAGAGCCAGAAAAAGGAAGTAAAGATGTTAATGTATTACGAACTGAGGATGCATTGGAAACTCAGGCAACTATTATAGCTACTGGGTGTCCTTACTGCAACACGATGATGACGGATGGTGTTAAGGCCAAAGAAAAAGAGAATGATGTGTCAGTTATGGACATTGCAGAATTAATTGCTAAGGCTCAAGATTTGTAA